TGCCCGGTGAAGGGCGTGGATTCCATCCGGCGCAGGAGGGCGTTCATCTCCTCGCCGTTGAGGCGGCGGCCCGCGCGCACCGAGCCGTGGCAGGCCAGCGTGGCGCAGACGTGGTCCAGGCGGTCCTTGAGCGCGATGGCGCTGTCCCACTGCGCCAGTTCGTCGGCGAGATCGCGCAGCAGGGCCTGAACGTCGGGCTCGCCCAGCAGCGCCGGCACCTCGCGCACCACCAGCGCGCCGCCGCCGAAGGCCTCCACCACGAGGCCGAGGTCGGCCAGCTCTTCGGCGCGCTCCGCCACGCGCGCGGCCGAGGCGGCGTCCAGCTCCACCACCTCGGGGATGAGGAGCATCTGCCGCGCCACGCCCGTCGCCGCGAGCTCGCCCTTCATGCGCTCGTAGACAAGACGCTCGTGCGCGGCGTGCTGGTCCACGATCACCAAGCCGTCGCTGGTCTGGGCGACGATGTAGTTGGCATGCAGCTGCGCCCGCGCCGCGCCCAGGGGATGCGCCTCGCCCGTCTCACTGGCCTCGTCCTCGGCTGCCGGCGCCGACGCTCCCGGATCGGGCGTGGAGGCCGGCTGCGCGCTCGGTGCTGCCGCGCGCGCCTGCGGGGCGGCGTCCAGCTCCGGCAGCGGCGCGTGGTAGGCGTGCGCGGCGTCCGCCATGCCGGCGGGCGCTTGGTGGGCCGGCCCGCTGGCCGGGCGCGCCGGGGCCGGTCCCGCGCGCGGCTGCGCGGCGGCGACGGCCTGATCCGCCACGGTGGCCGAGGCACGGTGCCCCGCTTCCGCCAGGGTGTGCTGGAGCGCGCCGACGATCAGCCCGCGCACGCGCTCGTTGTCGCGGAAGCGGACCTCCGCCTTGGCGGGGTGGACGTTCACATCCACAGCTTCCGCCGGGCAGTCGAGGAAGAGCGCCACCATGGGGTGGCGGTCGCGCGCCAGGAGGTCGCGGTAGGCGCCGCGGATGGCGCCCTGGAGCAGGCGGTCCTTCACCGGCCGCCCGTTGACGAAGAGGTACTGGGCGCGCGCGTTGGCGCGGTTGAGCGTCGGCAGCCCGGCGTAGCCCGAGAGCCGCAGCCCGTCGCGCTCGGCATCAACGGGCACGGCGTTGGCCTTGAAGTCCCGGCCCATGATGGCGCCCAGGCGCTCCAGGCGGGCGCTGAAGAGATCGCCGGCGCACGCGTCCAGGCGCAGGGCCGTGCGGTCCTCCGAGACCACGGCGAAGCTCACGCCCGGGTTCGCCATGGCCAAGCGCTGCACGGCGTCGAGGATGTGCTGGGTTTCCGTGCGCGCGGCCTTGAGGAACTTGAGCCGCGCGGGCGTGGCCTGGAAGAGGTCGCGGACCGCCACGCGCGTGCCCGCCGTCATGGCCGCCGGCTCGGGGCCGTGCAGCGCGCCGCCGTCCACGGTGAGCTGCCAGCCCTCGTCCTGGCCGGCGGGGCGGCTGGCGACCGTCATTGTCGCCACCGAGCCAATCGAGGGCAGCGCCTCGCCGCGAAAACCCAGGCTGTCGATGTGGACGAGGTCGTCGCCGGCGAGCTT
This sequence is a window from Limimonas halophila. Protein-coding genes within it:
- the mutL gene encoding DNA mismatch repair endonuclease MutL; its protein translation is MAIRRLPEGVVNRIAAGEVVERPAAAAKELVENALDAGASRITVRLREGGKAYLAVEDDGCGMTPDELRLAVDRHCTSKLAGDDLVHIDSLGFRGEALPSIGSVATMTVASRPAGQDEGWQLTVDGGALHGPEPAAMTAGTRVAVRDLFQATPARLKFLKAARTETQHILDAVQRLAMANPGVSFAVVSEDRTALRLDACAGDLFSARLERLGAIMGRDFKANAVPVDAERDGLRLSGYAGLPTLNRANARAQYLFVNGRPVKDRLLQGAIRGAYRDLLARDRHPMVALFLDCPAEAVDVNVHPAKAEVRFRDNERVRGLIVGALQHTLAEAGHRASATVADQAVAAAQPRAGPAPARPASGPAHQAPAGMADAAHAYHAPLPELDAAPQARAAAPSAQPASTPDPGASAPAAEDEASETGEAHPLGAARAQLHANYIVAQTSDGLVIVDQHAAHERLVYERMKGELAATGVARQMLLIPEVVELDAASAARVAERAEELADLGLVVEAFGGGALVVREVPALLGEPDVQALLRDLADELAQWDSAIALKDRLDHVCATLACHGSVRAGRRLNGEEMNALLRRMESTPFTGQCNHGRPTYVELKLHDIEKLFGRR